The following is a genomic window from Xyrauchen texanus isolate HMW12.3.18 chromosome 6, RBS_HiC_50CHRs, whole genome shotgun sequence.
AATATCTCAGTATTATGACTTCCTTAAAGTTGCCATAATGTTAATTAGAGCTCTGTAGAGTCGCCAACAAAGCATAAAGTCAGATCAAACATTTACACTATTTAGTTTGTGTGAAGACTTTGATTTCAGCAGATCTTGCTCACGTTTAATGGCTGTTGTTGGTACCAGAAGTTAGTTTACCCTGCGTGGGCCACCCCCGGAAGCGAAAAATGCGGAAGTAGGAATAAGGCAAATTAGTAATATTAACAGGGGTGAGGGTGTGTCCCCAAATTTTGCCAAAGGAGtgtattttgggggaatttttatattttaacctAATTTCCTATAATGCActttgtacacaaaatagttacactcaggaccttcaggacaaaaatgtccccaatgaaacccattaaaactgcaatatttgatcccagtgacattaaagcataaaatcattaattctataatattatgctttcattccggagcctggcttcaaaatttaaaTCTCTAATATTTTTCACCAGATGataccatttttctcatgtttagcctatggagcaaatacatgcttttcccctattttcagTTTGCTGTATAGAGCACTATGtgaacaaactggcatttaaagggttaaaatacttaagaaaaattattgaatatttgttcattatgatcaggactgatgttgattAAAGAATCTAAGTCAgtgaaattaatataaaaaaatatatgacagctttttttttttttatctgacactgcacaaaaaataataatgcatcaaaatcaatgttgttaaTAAttattgacatatcccagactgtcataatcaaaacaaaaaaaacaaaaaacacacaaaaatccccttattatttattatatattttgaaaataattcatttgtgtgtgtgttccaccCCCCGCcccatattagaaaataatatgaatatatgttATCATGGCAGTTTTTTGGCGTGGACATTTTTCTCCTCGAAGAACCTCTGAGTAACTtattttattgatgcacaaggaTTAATATTTTAACACATTAACAATAGATATAACTTAAGGCATACGAAGCAGTGTTATTTAAATTTATAAATGCTAGTAAATTGGATGTTTAATTATTTTGGTAGGTATTGAGAATTTCCAATAGTACTTTTCTCACTGTAAAACTTACAATATCCCTTTTCCTATTTTTGTTAACTAAATGTTTTGATTGTCATGGTGTCTCATGTGTTGGTCGAAGAGATGTGCAAGCTATTgtcttttacattttattcaatgTGCTTCAATCTCACTCGTTTAATTTATAGGCGCACAGGTTAAAAAGTGACGAAAACACCATCCACACTACTTTATCTGCTCAAACATGACCATCCATGTCAGAAACCGCTGAAATCCATTTTCCAGGCTTTCTCGCAAACAGTGGGTCATTACATTGATTGGCATGTCTGGCATCCAATAGTTTAGCGCAAAGCGTCAGACGTGAGTTCTGACCGCTTGAGCATCAAATCAGATGCGCCCGACGGCAAGGAGCCTCGTCATCAAAGTAGAATTTGAATGTAGGTTATGACGAAGGGTCCGAAATTCCCCTCCCCTCTATGCTAGCCGGCGAGGTTATGGCTGCTGCTTTGTTTAAATGCTACTCAAGCCGAATAATGGTTTCCAAAACGTGTGTTGGTaatgattttaaattaaaacttataACTGTTTTATTCACATAGCCCAAATTCACAAGTCGACGTCGCTTAAAATTGCATTtccataaaatatatttgatagaAAACGCTTGCAGTTAACATCGCTTTTTTTCCCGCGTTAAAAGATATCAGATTAACAACACGGCTGTCTTGTTCGGTAAGAGGCTATGCAACCAAAAGGGTAATGCCTGACGTAGTGTTTGGCTGGTTTGTGTGCGTGCTCTCTTATTAGGCAGCGGAAAAGAAAGGGgtgaaaagagatgtttgtgcGTTCACTCGCAGTGCTAAGTTTAGTGCGAAATACACGGGAAGGGGAGGGGCTGCATCTGGCATGAAAACACTGTTTCCCAAATACCACCCTATCGTCGTTCGtgcttaagaaaaaaataatgtgCCTTGCACACTTTAACATTTAGACTCCCTATTAAAAATATACAACGTATTTCGGGGCAAATTGAGGGTGAGCAAGTCTAAGCAGTTCATAAACAGACGACATGTGTCGCGATATTTTACATCTAATTAATTTGAAGAATTGTATAATAGTGCCATGACTTCGTGTGTAAGAGTTTGGATATGGTATCAACGTATTTATTAGGGCAATGTTGTTCAGATATGTATAGCGAACAAACGGAGGTTGGGGGTGTGTCTTCTCCGTCGGCGCTGTTGAAATACCGGCTGGGGGTGTGTCTTTTTACGTTTAGAAATATTTTCCATTGTTCCACTCTATTGCCTTAAAAACACACCTCCTCGAAGCTCGCTGGCCAATCATGTAGAGCCGACCGCCTCTGAAACCCCGCCCACAAATCTATATTAAAGCCTCCTTCATCACATGCCGTCGGCATTAGAAAGCTTCACTACAAAAGTGTTTGTCGGAGAATACAGAAGGATTATTCCCGCATTTGCCTCCGTTCCGAATTTTATTGCTATACAATATAAATTATGGCAGATACGAAGGTTGATTCCGCTAAAGAAATCTCCGCAAAGGTAAGGATGGGATACCAGGCTCCAGATAAACGACATTctcattcaaaaacattttcatctctttaatttgtctgtttgtttagaTTTATTCCGAACGTAAAGGGCTATTTTTAGGCAGCAGTTTAGCCAGAAGAATCGTGAATTGTGACCAATGTGAGGAAAGGATGCGATAACTTCTTTCTAAGAGCTTTAAACTGATCCCTTGTAACGAGAGGTTTAAATTGATACATTGTAGCGAGTGCGACTGAAAGCACATTCAAGCGCTGTTTCTCATTGTCCGGAATGTAACAGTCTGCGCGCGCGGGTTCTTTGTTTATACAAGCGTGTCGTTTCCCCTTTGAACAGCGGCGATGTGCGCCGAGGACGTTAACGGCTTTTACCGTGATCAATCGTTTAGAGTGCTTAAACCTGTTATTCTTTTGCGTTACGCTTATCAGGTCTTCAACATATTATTTAGGTTACACTATTTCCCTCGTGTCATGTCTGTGTCTTGTGTTAAAACACATGCTCATTTAATAAACTTCATAAATGCTTCGGGCACTCATTTATTGTAAGCCGGTTTATTCATTACCGCTTAGTTGCGGACGGACGCTCCGGCGGGACTGAGAATGGGGTGATCGGTCGGTGTCTTCGGGGCTGAAAGTTTGCCGGTTTTTCTCCGCCTCAGTCGTTATGATTTTAAACGagcaatacaaatattaaatgactgtacatttcgTCTACTTTAAGCATATTCGCTACCCGAATTCCGAATAACTTCTACTCATCCTGGTCCGGTAATGTGTTGCTAGTTTTGATGCAGCCGATACGCGGAACTCCGATTGACGCCGCAGTGCATCATATTTCGAAGGCGATTAACACGTTTTTGGAATTTGGGTAATTCTGGCCAAAAGTAATGAGAATGTTAGCTAATATGTGATATCCGAACTGTTTTGACGTTGTGTGAAGACTGACTTTATTATACTCTTAAAGCCATTCAGACTTCAAAAGAACGCAGTTTGTTAAATTATCAGAATGGTTAATGTCGGACGAGTTTATATTTCCCCATGTGTGACGGCAGCGTGGGCTTGTTGGTTTACTAGTTTGCAGCCAAAGACGTCGGTGAAAATGTAGGGGGCGGTCCTAGTTGCTGTGGTTGATAAACGGTTTAAAGGCTAAAGATTATACAAAcgaattaatgaaaatatttataagGGTGCGGCTCCTTTAATAGCATTGGGTATGGCTTTATTTGACATGAGACTGGCTAATGCAAATTCAAAGAGCGCACGATATTCTGACACttatcacagttttttttttttttttttaatttagtttcttGTCTACTCTGCGACTGCGTGACCTAAATTCAGGTTAACGTGATGGTGTGCGTGCAGAACTGGATGTTGAAAGCCATGCGTGCGCTTCCTTTGTCCTTTTATTGGTTCGGCTTTAGCTTGCTGACAAACAAAACCATGGTTCTGAACTGGCTTTTGTTTTGTATACAAAAACGTGTGCTTTTTGCGAGCCGCAGTTTAAACGAGCGTGTAAACGACTAAATATGCATGCTTGTCGAATATTCCATCTACAGTACCCACAGTAGGTGAATTACACTAAAGTGTCGGATTACAATCGAGCTAACTCGGTTAGAGGCGGGAGTTGCAGTCGTTGATTGACATCAAAAAATCTCTGCGGCAGCCAATGAGGCGTCAATGTCAGAGGGGCGTCATTAGAGATGCAATTTAAATTTGTGCGCATAGGGGGCGTTTTGTTAATATTCACTGTCTGCCTATTGTACGCAAAGATGGCTCCAGTCTGACAGTTAAAAATGTTTCAGCATATTAATCAGGTGTCGTGTTTATTAAGCAAATTAGTTTATTAAAACCTgagttgtgtgtatatattttttttttataggaccTGAAGGAGAAGAAGCTCCTCGAGGAGAAGGAAAATGGAAAAGATGCAACTAATGGAAAGGTACATTTCTGGCCAATGTTCTTTTCAACTACTCATCCAATTAATGGGGAATGCATGGCTTAACAATGCAATATTTTCCAAATGTTATGAACAGGAGAACGAGGAGAACGGAGAGCCAGAAATTGATGAAGAGGATGAGGATGAAGTAGAcgaggaagatgaagaggaaggagAAGGTTGGCTCAACATTAACATTCACAGTTTTCTGGACTCCATATTAATAAACTGTATTTCTGAAAGTGTTTTGAAACATTGCATGGCTAATAGTCTTTTCCTGcagaggatgaggaggaggaggaggaggatgatgatgatgaactgGGTGGAGGAACAAAACGTGCtgctgaagatgatgatgatgaagacgaCGAAGATGATGAGGTATGGTTGTGAATAAATAACAACGTAATAATGACAGCAGGTGGTTGCTTAAGTTTTCTGTAttaaggtgatttttaaattttacaaaaaattattctcCATTCAGGATGACATCGACCCCAAGAAGCAGAAGACAGATGATGACGATTAAAGGAGTGTTTCGTACTGCTGAGCAGGTGTCGACACCTGCTTCAATGCAGCTGTTGGAGCCTGTGGCATAAAGGACTCAAATACATAAAACATGGTCATTTTCAAGTTCGTCACCCATGTCAACCAACTGACCCCCAAATCAAAATTTTCTAGAGGACCGACCAGAACCCCAGATTTCCCACATTCGCAATGAAATGCATAAGACAaggatttgtttgtatttttatttacattttatatttttgtacataTTGTGAAGAGATCAGTCACTTGATCATGATCTCCTGTGACCAAAACGGTGCTTCTTTATGAAATTTTACTCATTTGACCATGTCTCTATCTCGACATAAAAGACAACATGTATAAAATCAACAGCCATTGAACTTGGAGCATTCCAGTAAATTTTATGTATGAACTTTAGTTGTACCATAACTAGTTGTACCATAAACTAGTTTTTGTATGGGAGGGCTAGGCCAAAGAAAAGGAGTTttggtttcttttgattttgttttgtctaCATTATTTGTTTTACCTTGGCCTGTTTGTTGTATGTGTGAAGTTTGTTGTTCAACAATAAACTTACTTTTATTTTGTGAGTTATACCCAATTTGTTTCAGAGGTTCATACATTTTCCACCAAAACAAGCTTAGTTTGGATGAATTCTGTACAACGAAAGAGAAAAATAATGTCAATACTTTAATCTCTTGTATTATTCATAGACCCATTAACATATGCGCTTCATCCATCAAGTCTGTTTATAAGAAACTCAATTTCCTTTCATGAGATACAGTTGGGTATTAAGGCCCCATACTCTACCAacatataaaaatgcattaaCCCATCTAATGTGATGTGGTAAAAGCAGCTCTGTAAACCTTGTTTGTGAGGACTAATAGTCAAAACTTTTTTTCCTTGAGCAGATGAAATAGGTGTCAAGAATAGCAAGATT
Proteins encoded in this region:
- the LOC127645223 gene encoding prothymosin alpha-B-like, which gives rise to MADTKVDSAKEISAKDLKEKKLLEEKENGKDATNGKENEENGEPEIDEEDEDEVDEEDEEEGEEDEEEEEEDDDDELGGGTKRAAEDDDDEDDEDDEDDIDPKKQKTDDDD